The following DNA comes from Fibrobacter sp. UWB5.
AAGGCGGAATCACCTTTTTTGCTTTTCCGGGCGAAACCGAGATTCCGCTTGAACCCTTGCAGAACCTTGCGCTGGCGCTAAACGCCGGCGCTCGTTTTTTGGTTATTGACTTTTCAGGCAAGAACAGCCTGAAAGGGAACGCGCCTATTTCGGCAAGCGACCTGATCGAAAAGAGACTCCCGCAAGAATCTCTCAACGAACTCAGTGCCGATACAAACAGCTGGACCATTACCGGAACCAGGTGCTTTCCGCAAGACGATGACCAATTCAGGTGCCTGTACCACAACCTGCAACAAATCAAGAAATCGATTGCGCAAATCGTAGCCATCCTGCCATTGGAAATTAACGACCAGGAAGCCTATTACGCAAAACTGGTTTCGAGGCTCATCGTCATTGGCGGCGAAAGCGCAAGCGAAGCGTCTGCCTACCTGGAAGACCTCCCCCATTTCAACAAGTCGAATCTGCTTTGGCTGTTTCCGCAAAAGCCCGACAAGAAGAAATTTTACCACGCCTACAGGGCGGTACGCCGGAGCCATTCTTTCTACAAAGAAATCCGCCAATGCGACTGGAAAAAGAATCCTGAAAAATTCGCCAAGATTGTCGAGTACTTGCACAAGTTCTCGATTCTGGAAAAGAACCCCCTGGACGGTTCGTCGAAAGTATTCAGGACGTTGTTCCCGTTGTTGCTTTTGTTCGCCATCGCGCTACCGTTTTTCTTTGTGACCAAGACGGAACCCGGCATTTCCAACACTCGCGACCGCATCCACGAACGCGACAAGCTTTCGATTGCGCCGTCGTTTGAATACACCTTCGACGGCAAGGAATCCATGCAGCGCATTTCGCGCTACGCTATCGGCCGATTCAACGCCTTGATTACGAACGACAAGATGGTGCAGCAGTACGTCAAGGTTACGCTCGAAGAAAACGGCTTCCCCAAAAATTCCTGGGAAAACAACAGCAAGAACATTCCGCCCGCAGGAACCGTGATCAAGTTCTCGCGCCCCGATTTCTTCGCGAAATCGGCATCGGATTCTATTGGAGCCGCCTGGAAATACTGGACATCGATCGTATCGGATAGCGTCGCCTACCTGACAGAATTTTACCACGCCCAAGCCACCGCCTCGTATAGGCAACATAACGGCATCGACGTGGCCAGCCGACAGGGCGCCCGCATACTCGCCCCGTTCGCTGCAAAAGCATGGACCGCACGCGACGAACGCGGCGGCATCGTGATCGGACTTGTACGCAAAAAAGACGTCGTGATCTTTATGCATTGCGATCAGTTGTTATACCTTGATGGACAAGAAGTTATGGCAGGCGATCCTATTGCAACTGTCGGCCTTACCGGACACACCACCGGCCCGCACGCCCACGTGGTTACTGGGCTCATCGACAAGAACGGTGACAAGCGAATCGGCAACGTTAGGTACAAAGTAATAGACCCGATCAAGTGGTTCTACATGTTCAAGCCGACTGCCGATGCAGTGCGAAACCGATAACAATCACTTGTTGTAAAACACACAACGTAGCCGCAAAAGTGACAGCGGTCACAACGCACTCTAAAAAGTGTTCTCTAAGCGTTTTTTTAGGCCCGATGTAAGCTATTTGTTACATATTGGGGGTCGCCAAAACACCCCGTTTTAAATAACTTTTATTCTGGAATTAGGGATAAGGTTCAAACAAAGAAAAAAGGAATAAAAAAAATGAAATTACGTGTGTTGGCTTTCGCTACCATGACCGCCGCCCTCCTTACCGGATGCTCCGGTGTCGTTAAACCCACTGTAGAAGTCGCCAATCACGATTCCGACCACAACATCCCCGCCATTGATGAAATGATTGTCGCCTACAAGACGGACTACATCAACAAGTGCTACATTCCAGTCGCCAAGAAGCATCCGCCTGAAAACCAGTGCCAGT
Coding sequences within:
- a CDS encoding M23 family metallopeptidase codes for the protein MQHKVLNDLYRQGGITFFAFPGETEIPLEPLQNLALALNAGARFLVIDFSGKNSLKGNAPISASDLIEKRLPQESLNELSADTNSWTITGTRCFPQDDDQFRCLYHNLQQIKKSIAQIVAILPLEINDQEAYYAKLVSRLIVIGGESASEASAYLEDLPHFNKSNLLWLFPQKPDKKKFYHAYRAVRRSHSFYKEIRQCDWKKNPEKFAKIVEYLHKFSILEKNPLDGSSKVFRTLFPLLLLFAIALPFFFVTKTEPGISNTRDRIHERDKLSIAPSFEYTFDGKESMQRISRYAIGRFNALITNDKMVQQYVKVTLEENGFPKNSWENNSKNIPPAGTVIKFSRPDFFAKSASDSIGAAWKYWTSIVSDSVAYLTEFYHAQATASYRQHNGIDVASRQGARILAPFAAKAWTARDERGGIVIGLVRKKDVVIFMHCDQLLYLDGQEVMAGDPIATVGLTGHTTGPHAHVVTGLIDKNGDKRIGNVRYKVIDPIKWFYMFKPTADAVRNR